In Chloroflexota bacterium, the following are encoded in one genomic region:
- a CDS encoding 1,4-dihydroxy-2-naphthoate polyprenyltransferase — MNHQEEISGAQAWQLAIRPKTLPAAVGPVLVGAALAVADDLFQLLPVLASLTAAILLQIASNLANDYFDFVRGLDQADRKGPTRVASSGLIPLSELRLGLILVLLITALIGLYLIAIGGWPILVVGVAGIISSVAYSAGPFPLASHGLGDLFVFTFFGLAAVIGTYYVQALTVTPVVVAAAIPPGALITAILVVNNLRDMQTDARVGKRTLAVRLGVEGTHGEYTLLLAVAYLVPVLLSIVDLLHGRPALMASLLLLPWLSLPMAARLRQTVVSTTDGPALNKALAGTARLSLVFCVLFSLGMLLSAL; from the coding sequence ATGAATCATCAGGAAGAAATTTCAGGCGCTCAGGCGTGGCAACTGGCCATTCGGCCCAAGACCCTGCCGGCTGCGGTTGGGCCGGTATTGGTGGGCGCTGCCCTGGCTGTCGCTGATGATCTCTTTCAGCTGCTGCCAGTGCTGGCCTCCTTGACCGCCGCGATCCTGTTGCAAATTGCCAGCAACCTGGCCAACGATTACTTCGATTTCGTTCGCGGACTCGATCAGGCTGACCGCAAGGGGCCGACCCGGGTTGCATCGAGCGGCCTCATTCCTCTCAGTGAACTTCGACTTGGCCTGATCCTGGTGCTGCTTATCACCGCTCTCATCGGGCTGTACCTGATTGCCATCGGTGGCTGGCCCATTCTGGTGGTGGGCGTGGCCGGTATCATCTCATCGGTGGCATACAGTGCCGGGCCCTTTCCCCTGGCATCCCATGGCCTGGGAGATCTGTTTGTTTTTACCTTTTTTGGCCTGGCCGCGGTGATTGGCACCTATTACGTGCAGGCGCTGACGGTCACGCCGGTGGTAGTCGCCGCCGCTATCCCGCCCGGCGCACTGATCACAGCCATCCTGGTCGTAAACAATCTGCGGGACATGCAGACCGACGCCCGGGTAGGCAAACGAACCCTGGCAGTGCGGCTGGGCGTGGAGGGTACTCACGGGGAATACACCCTGTTGTTGGCAGTTGCCTACCTGGTGCCAGTCCTGTTGTCAATCGTCGATCTCCTTCACGGAAGGCCGGCCTTGATGGCCTCGCTGCTCCTGTTGCCCTGGCTCTCCCTGCCCATGGCTGCCCGTTTGAGGCAAACCGTTGTGTCCACGACCGATGGGCCGGCATTGAACAAGGCTCTGGCCGGCACTGCCCGGCTGAGCCTTGTCTTTTGCGTTCTCTTTTCCCTGGGAATGCTGTTATCAGCGCTCTGA
- a CDS encoding hemolysin family protein: MTEYLIPILVIAFLILLNAFFVAAEFAIIAVPRTRIAQAAEKGSKAARDVLRILIDPDEQNRYLATAQIGITIASLGLGMYGEHVLAGWLLEPLSRFENLAEPLAHTIASIVAIGLMTYLHVVLGEMVPKSLAIQYAEATVLRLNGPMRFIRRIFSPLVSFLNAIGNAIVRLMGIPPASEDARLLSAEELEFIAEESAEGGLMDADDLLFIENIFDLRERTVGQVMTPRNHIMGIPASDSEAGVMRFVCEARHSRFPVYEQDLDDVIGIVHIKTLARREVNHVEGEEFDLLQLLRPVIYVPESLPLDDMLARFRRERNQLAIVVDEYGGTAGLVTLEDVIEEVVGEILDEFDLEIAPLEQVEPGLLRARGDLLVDELNQLAGLNVAHPGADTVGGLVMSLLGRVAEAGDIVVQDGVTFEVESVMGLAVQQVLVRLPEDGDPLSIANW; the protein is encoded by the coding sequence ATGACAGAATACCTGATTCCGATCCTTGTCATCGCCTTTCTGATACTGTTAAATGCCTTCTTCGTTGCGGCTGAATTTGCCATTATTGCCGTACCCCGTACCCGCATCGCCCAGGCGGCTGAGAAGGGATCCAAGGCCGCCCGTGACGTACTGAGGATTCTGATCGATCCTGACGAACAAAACCGCTACCTGGCGACGGCCCAGATCGGAATCACGATTGCCAGCCTCGGGTTGGGCATGTATGGTGAGCATGTGCTGGCCGGGTGGCTGCTGGAACCTCTCAGCCGGTTTGAAAATCTGGCAGAGCCACTGGCTCACACCATAGCCAGCATAGTTGCCATTGGCCTCATGACATACCTGCATGTTGTCCTGGGTGAGATGGTGCCCAAATCGCTGGCAATTCAATACGCTGAAGCAACCGTTCTGCGTCTGAATGGGCCGATGCGGTTCATTCGCCGCATCTTCTCGCCACTCGTTTCCTTCCTCAATGCCATCGGCAATGCTATTGTGCGCCTGATGGGCATCCCCCCAGCCAGTGAAGATGCCCGCCTTTTGTCTGCCGAAGAATTGGAATTCATCGCCGAGGAGAGCGCAGAAGGCGGACTGATGGATGCCGACGATTTGCTCTTTATCGAGAACATATTCGACCTGCGGGAGCGGACCGTCGGGCAGGTAATGACCCCTCGCAACCATATTATGGGTATCCCTGCATCAGACAGTGAAGCTGGGGTAATGCGTTTCGTCTGTGAGGCGCGCCACTCTCGCTTCCCCGTCTACGAACAGGATCTCGACGATGTCATTGGCATTGTGCATATCAAAACCCTGGCCCGTCGGGAAGTGAATCATGTTGAGGGAGAGGAGTTCGACCTGCTCCAGCTGCTTCGACCGGTGATCTATGTGCCAGAGTCCTTGCCGCTGGACGACATGCTGGCCCGCTTTCGTCGGGAACGCAACCAGCTTGCCATCGTCGTGGACGAATATGGTGGCACCGCCGGCCTGGTAACCCTGGAAGATGTGATCGAAGAGGTGGTTGGCGAGATATTGGATGAATTCGACCTGGAAATAGCGCCGCTGGAGCAGGTCGAGCCAGGCCTGTTGCGGGCACGCGGGGATCTTCTTGTCGACGAATTGAACCAGCTTGCGGGGCTAAATGTTGCCCATCCCGGTGCCGACACCGTCGGCGGGCTGGTCATGTCCCTGTTGGGTCGGGTGGCAGAAGCAGGTGATATCGTCGTGCAGGACGGCGTGACGTTCGAGGTGGAATCAGTAATGGGACTGGCGGTCCAGCAGGTATTGGTCCGGTTGCCGGAGGATGGTGATCCATTGTCAATTGCCAATTGGTGA
- a CDS encoding class I SAM-dependent methyltransferase has translation MTKISEQDYLLKEQYKDDSNLNTRIRLHQLYSTNKGSWHRWVFDHFDFPADARVLELGCGPADLWRQNLDRIPARWQLTLSDMSPGMLEKAKDNLGFGSDGANASPTLGHFQFELIEAQSIPFGDNSFDGVVANHMLYHVPDRRQALREIQRVLKPEGQLYAATNGRSHMQELRQYVLRLVPEEAVTMGAFDQFGLENGTEQLMPWFDTISLSQYRDGLVVTEIEALMAYVQSSRLWGLADENDQDALRQLLVEEMANQGAIHIQKSTGLFIATQD, from the coding sequence ATGACAAAGATTTCCGAACAGGATTATCTGCTGAAAGAGCAGTATAAAGACGATTCAAATCTCAATACCCGTATTCGGTTACACCAGCTGTATAGCACCAACAAGGGAAGCTGGCATCGCTGGGTGTTTGACCACTTCGATTTCCCTGCTGACGCCCGTGTACTTGAGCTTGGATGCGGCCCTGCCGACCTGTGGCGCCAAAACCTGGACCGGATTCCAGCAAGATGGCAACTCACACTCTCGGATATGTCCCCGGGGATGCTCGAAAAAGCGAAGGACAATCTGGGCTTTGGTAGCGATGGAGCCAACGCATCGCCAACCCTGGGACATTTTCAGTTTGAATTGATCGAGGCCCAGTCGATTCCCTTTGGCGACAACAGCTTCGACGGTGTGGTGGCCAACCACATGCTCTACCATGTGCCTGATCGCCGGCAGGCCCTTCGCGAGATTCAGCGGGTCCTGAAGCCGGAAGGGCAACTCTACGCGGCCACCAACGGACGCTCACACATGCAGGAGCTGCGCCAGTACGTACTCCGGTTGGTGCCCGAGGAAGCCGTGACCATGGGCGCCTTCGACCAGTTTGGTCTGGAAAATGGTACCGAGCAGCTCATGCCCTGGTTCGATACGATTTCCCTTTCCCAGTACCGGGATGGCCTGGTTGTGACCGAGATCGAAGCCCTGATGGCGTATGTGCAGTCAAGTCGGCTTTGGGGTCTGGCTGACGAGAATGATCAAGACGCATTGCGGCAACTGCTGGTCGAAGAAATGGCTAACCAGGGCGCGATCCATATCCAAAAATCCACCGGTCTTTTTATCGCGACCCAGGACTGA
- a CDS encoding NADPH-dependent FMN reductase gives MSDISKNSIRVAAICGSLRPASYTRSALEIALAGARELGAETELIDLRSYQLPFCDGEDARQAPDVLRLKREIKGAHGVLLGTPEYHAGFSGVLKNALDLMGFDEFEGKMIGLLGVAGGSMGATNSLNSLRAVGRSLRAWVLPQQVSIAQGWKQFDNDGNLKDPQLEQRVQDMGRQVARFAYLLTSDQAMAFLQAWEEAPLNPGGEWD, from the coding sequence ATGAGTGACATAAGCAAGAATTCTATCCGCGTTGCTGCCATCTGTGGTAGCCTGCGTCCCGCCAGCTATACGCGAAGCGCCCTGGAGATAGCGCTGGCTGGAGCTCGAGAGCTTGGCGCAGAAACTGAGTTGATTGACCTGCGCAGCTACCAGTTGCCCTTCTGTGATGGCGAAGATGCCAGGCAAGCTCCCGACGTGTTGCGCCTCAAGCGGGAAATCAAAGGGGCTCATGGTGTCCTGCTCGGAACGCCCGAATATCACGCAGGCTTCAGCGGTGTTCTGAAAAATGCGTTGGACCTGATGGGTTTCGATGAATTCGAAGGAAAAATGATCGGTCTCCTGGGTGTCGCAGGGGGCAGCATGGGCGCTACCAATTCCCTCAATAGTCTTCGGGCCGTGGGACGATCATTGCGCGCCTGGGTACTGCCCCAGCAAGTGTCGATCGCGCAAGGGTGGAAGCAGTTCGACAATGACGGGAATCTAAAGGATCCCCAATTGGAGCAGCGTGTACAGGATATGGGACGGCAGGTTGCTCGCTTTGCCTACTTGCTTACCTCCGACCAGGCGATGGCCTTCCTGCAAGCCTGGGAAGAAGCGCCCCTTAATCCGGGCGGCGAATGGGACTGA
- a CDS encoding ABC transporter ATP-binding protein codes for MTENNGQTTSGNGRHKLSLREMLGMPVQTQDSDHLRREAKVEDLLPDEKDYQLGKAYDGRLVRRLAAYNQPYLGKLIVAIFFMIINALMTVAQPWIIGQAIDKGIVAGDMAQLRFWTVVFAAVALAVWLSNRYRIGLMAYVGTRVVADARRDLFRHLHSLSLTFHNNYSVGRLMSRLVSDVGVLQEFITWSITGLARSLFMLTGIIIAMLMLNWQLTLVTFAVLPLMVILTNYWRARVRDIYRASRMRLSLINGYLNESITGIRVTQSFSREEINARHFDDFNRSYFDANVRAGQLTAVFFPGVDFIGSLATALVVAVGGWLVLGDALTAGTLVAFVLYVERFFDPIRDLARQYNVFQSAMAASERIFNLLDTEPDLIDARDAVDLPEIEGEVAFENVSFSYKDDEPVLRDITLRAAPGQRIALVGETGAGKSTMIRLLARFFDASEGAVKVDGYDVRAVSQASLRSQLGIVLQDTFLFGGTIADNIRYGHLQATDEELKAAAKAVGAHQFISQLPNGYDTEVGEDGVNLSVGQRQLVSFARALLSDPRILILDEATSSVDTTTEKLIEQGLDRLMQGRSSFVVAHRLSTVINADQIVVLDQGQIVEQGTHEQLLAKQGRYFNLYTMQWAQAETGLNMN; via the coding sequence ATGACTGAAAACAACGGCCAAACAACCAGCGGCAATGGTCGCCACAAGCTGAGCCTTCGCGAGATGCTGGGCATGCCCGTTCAAACCCAGGACTCGGACCATCTTCGGCGGGAGGCAAAGGTCGAGGACCTGTTGCCCGACGAGAAGGATTACCAGCTGGGCAAGGCTTACGATGGCAGGCTGGTCCGGCGGTTGGCGGCATACAACCAGCCTTATCTGGGGAAGCTCATTGTGGCGATCTTCTTCATGATCATCAATGCTCTGATGACCGTTGCCCAACCCTGGATCATCGGCCAGGCCATTGACAAGGGAATCGTCGCGGGTGATATGGCGCAACTGCGCTTCTGGACAGTGGTCTTCGCAGCTGTGGCACTGGCCGTTTGGCTGAGTAACCGCTACCGCATCGGCCTGATGGCCTACGTTGGCACCCGAGTGGTCGCCGACGCGCGTCGCGATCTCTTTCGCCACCTGCACAGCCTTTCACTTACCTTCCACAACAACTACAGTGTGGGCCGACTGATGAGCCGGCTGGTTAGCGATGTGGGGGTTCTGCAGGAGTTCATCACCTGGTCCATCACCGGTCTGGCTCGCTCTCTCTTCATGCTCACAGGCATCATCATCGCAATGCTGATGCTCAATTGGCAGCTCACCCTGGTCACCTTTGCCGTGCTGCCACTGATGGTCATCCTGACAAATTATTGGCGGGCGCGCGTGCGCGATATCTACCGGGCATCCCGTATGCGCCTTTCCCTGATCAATGGCTATCTGAACGAGTCGATCACGGGCATTCGCGTCACCCAGAGCTTTTCCAGGGAAGAGATCAACGCCCGCCATTTCGACGATTTCAATCGCTCCTACTTCGATGCCAACGTGCGAGCCGGACAGTTAACCGCGGTCTTCTTTCCGGGTGTGGATTTCATTGGCTCGTTAGCGACGGCTTTGGTAGTTGCCGTCGGCGGTTGGTTGGTATTGGGCGACGCATTGACTGCCGGTACGCTGGTGGCCTTCGTATTGTACGTCGAGCGTTTCTTTGATCCCATCCGTGACCTGGCACGGCAATACAATGTGTTCCAGTCGGCAATGGCGGCCTCGGAGAGAATCTTCAACCTGCTGGACACTGAGCCCGATCTGATCGACGCCAGAGATGCCGTTGATTTGCCAGAGATCGAAGGGGAGGTGGCCTTCGAAAATGTTTCGTTCAGTTACAAGGATGATGAGCCGGTCCTGCGTGATATCACCCTGCGCGCCGCTCCGGGCCAGCGTATCGCCCTGGTCGGTGAGACCGGTGCAGGAAAGAGTACCATGATCCGGCTGCTGGCCCGTTTCTTTGATGCCAGCGAGGGCGCTGTCAAGGTAGACGGATACGACGTGAGAGCGGTTTCCCAGGCAAGCCTGCGCTCGCAGTTGGGTATTGTCCTGCAGGACACCTTCCTCTTCGGCGGCACTATCGCCGACAATATCCGTTACGGCCATCTTCAGGCAACGGATGAGGAGCTAAAGGCTGCAGCAAAGGCTGTGGGTGCCCACCAATTCATCAGCCAGCTACCCAATGGTTATGACACCGAGGTGGGTGAGGATGGGGTCAATCTCAGTGTCGGCCAAAGGCAGTTGGTTTCTTTCGCCCGCGCCTTGCTGTCCGACCCCCGCATCCTGATCCTGGACGAGGCAACCAGCAGCGTGGATACCACCACCGAAAAACTGATCGAACAGGGACTCGACCGGCTGATGCAAGGCCGCAGCAGTTTCGTCGTCGCCCACCGCCTGTCCACCGTCATCAACGCCGATCAAATCGTCGTGTTGGACCAGGGCCAGATCGTCGAGCAGGGGACCCACGAGCAACTACTGGCAAAGCAGGGCCGCTACTTCAATCTCTACACCATGCAGTGGGCGCAGGCGGAGACCGGCCTGAACATGAACTGA
- a CDS encoding DUF423 domain-containing protein: MDRLFFIIGSLMGGLAVALGAFGAHGLQGRLSEDLLSTFETGVRYQMYHSLALLLVAIALTRWAQSRLPAAAGWLFVAGILFFSGSLYLLAFTGTSWLGAVAPIGGAAFITGWILLALAAWRGN; encoded by the coding sequence ATGGATCGCCTTTTTTTCATCATTGGCAGCCTGATGGGCGGGCTTGCAGTAGCGTTGGGAGCTTTTGGCGCTCATGGCCTGCAGGGCCGGCTAAGCGAAGACCTGCTTTCAACTTTCGAAACGGGGGTCCGCTATCAGATGTATCATTCGCTGGCGCTATTGCTCGTCGCCATCGCCCTGACGCGCTGGGCACAATCGAGACTTCCGGCGGCAGCCGGATGGCTATTCGTGGCTGGAATCCTCTTTTTTTCGGGCAGCCTGTACCTGCTTGCCTTTACGGGAACCAGCTGGCTGGGCGCCGTGGCACCCATCGGCGGCGCCGCCTTCATCACCGGATGGATTCTTCTGGCGCTGGCTGCCTGGCGCGGCAACTGA
- a CDS encoding ABC transporter ATP-binding protein, whose protein sequence is MDRLGIYRRLLSYLKPYWPQVILAYTSMLFATLLNLIIPLVIKAAIDQGLAAGNARALFTAAAVILVIAVVRALAAYGQVYYGEWLTYRVAYDLRNQFYDAVQHLPFAFHDKAHTGDLMSRATGDISETERFTGRGMMELTGTVLLLAGVVIAMLIEAPRLALLALIPFPILIVSTIRFGAVVRPMFKEIQKQLGVLSTAMQESMTGIRVVKAFAQEPYEFEKFGQENESWFQKRYSVIKVWANNWPFFTFLIALSIIILLWFGGPLALNGTITVGTLFAMISYALMLNGPAQRLGFLTNLAATAGAAASRVFEIMDTTSEIAEKPEAVPLTHGQGEVAFHNVSFGYDAERQVLSEIGFTARPDQVVALMGPTGSGKSTIINLIPRFYDPTGGEIRIDGTDIRDVTLDSLRHHIGIVLQEPFLFGATIAENIAYGKPDADDAAIEAAARAARAHDFITGFPDGYQTRIGERGVTLSGGQKQRIAIARALLYDPRILILDDSTSSVDTETEHLIQQALQELMKGRTTFVIAQRLLTLKNADQILVLDDGRIIQRGTHEQLLSEEGLYREIYDLQLRDQEEFLDLQDRIGVSTDQSGRPAAVAG, encoded by the coding sequence ATGGACCGACTCGGTATCTACCGGCGTCTCCTCAGCTACCTGAAACCCTATTGGCCTCAGGTGATCCTGGCATACACCTCCATGTTGTTTGCCACACTGTTGAATTTGATCATTCCGCTGGTGATCAAAGCCGCTATCGACCAAGGATTGGCGGCCGGCAACGCGCGGGCGCTCTTTACTGCGGCAGCCGTCATCCTGGTGATCGCCGTTGTACGAGCTCTGGCCGCTTATGGGCAGGTCTATTACGGCGAATGGTTAACCTACCGCGTGGCCTACGATCTGCGAAATCAGTTCTATGACGCTGTGCAGCATTTGCCCTTTGCCTTTCACGACAAGGCCCACACCGGCGATCTGATGAGCCGTGCTACCGGCGACATTTCGGAAACTGAGCGCTTCACTGGCCGGGGCATGATGGAACTCACGGGCACGGTGCTGCTTCTGGCTGGCGTTGTCATTGCCATGTTGATCGAGGCGCCGCGCCTGGCGCTGCTGGCATTGATCCCTTTCCCGATTTTGATCGTTTCAACCATCCGTTTCGGCGCGGTAGTTCGGCCCATGTTCAAGGAAATCCAGAAGCAGCTTGGTGTGCTGTCGACCGCCATGCAGGAAAGCATGACAGGCATTCGCGTCGTCAAGGCATTCGCGCAGGAACCCTATGAGTTCGAGAAATTCGGCCAGGAAAACGAAAGCTGGTTCCAGAAACGCTATAGCGTCATCAAGGTCTGGGCCAACAACTGGCCCTTCTTCACCTTCTTGATCGCCCTGAGCATCATCATTCTGCTCTGGTTCGGCGGGCCGCTGGCCCTGAACGGCACGATAACCGTCGGAACCCTCTTTGCCATGATTTCCTACGCGTTGATGCTTAACGGGCCTGCCCAGCGTCTGGGTTTTCTGACCAATCTGGCGGCGACTGCCGGTGCAGCCGCCAGCCGTGTATTCGAAATCATGGACACGACCAGCGAGATCGCGGAGAAACCGGAGGCCGTGCCCCTTACTCATGGCCAGGGCGAAGTAGCTTTCCATAATGTCAGCTTCGGATACGACGCCGAACGTCAGGTCTTGAGCGAGATCGGGTTCACAGCCAGACCAGATCAGGTTGTTGCCCTGATGGGACCCACCGGTTCAGGTAAGTCCACGATCATCAATCTGATCCCCCGGTTCTATGATCCTACCGGCGGAGAGATTCGGATAGACGGCACCGATATCCGGGATGTCACGCTGGATAGTTTACGCCATCACATTGGCATTGTGCTGCAAGAGCCATTCCTTTTCGGCGCGACCATCGCCGAGAACATCGCCTACGGCAAGCCCGACGCCGATGATGCGGCAATTGAAGCCGCCGCGCGAGCTGCCCGGGCCCATGACTTCATCACTGGCTTTCCAGATGGCTATCAGACCCGAATCGGAGAGCGAGGCGTTACCCTCAGCGGTGGGCAGAAACAGCGAATCGCCATTGCCCGGGCCCTGCTCTACGATCCACGCATCCTGATTTTGGATGACTCAACCAGCAGCGTGGACACCGAAACCGAGCACCTGATCCAGCAGGCCCTGCAGGAATTGATGAAGGGGCGAACCACGTTCGTTATTGCCCAGCGGCTCTTGACGCTCAAGAATGCGGACCAGATCCTGGTGCTCGATGATGGCAGGATCATTCAACGAGGCACCCACGAGCAACTGCTTTCCGAGGAGGGTCTCTACCGGGAAATCTACGACCTGCAGTTGCGGGACCAGGAGGAATTCCTCGATTTGCAGGATCGCATTGGGGTCAGCACGGACCAATCCGGTCGCCCGGCTGCCGTAGCTGGCTAG
- a CDS encoding hemolysin family protein codes for MIVVFLIITLLLLVNAFYVAAEFATLSARRSRLAQLAEEGNRLANMVLPIVEDPRALDTYIAACQLGITASSLMLGFYAQSSLSQTVAPWLVRLGGLAPAAALSMSATVVLLVLTGVQVIVGELVPKNIGVQYPERLAMLTAVPMRWSMVIFRPLIWLFNGSGQLILRLMGVDPISEHAHIHSLEEIAMLVEESSRGGLLDSQERRLIENTLWMRRSTVRQVMVPRTRVLATPVDTPCEEMFEHLANSPFSRLPLFSDSIDDIVGIVHLKDLLCLRQHEGHGDVSQVMSSPVFVPETMPADDAFAMLKQRRYHVAVVLDEYGGTAGLVTLEDLIEEIFGEVQDEFDQEVPLFRGLPGNRVMIRWDWQVDELNAILDLGLPSQQADTIGGLVLRELGHVPEVGDRVQFGDLPLRVERVEGKAVAAVSMPATPDQVERLREAAA; via the coding sequence GTGATCGTCGTATTCCTCATAATCACATTATTGCTTCTGGTCAATGCATTTTATGTAGCGGCTGAGTTTGCCACGCTCAGTGCCAGACGTTCACGACTGGCCCAACTGGCGGAGGAGGGCAATCGATTGGCAAACATGGTGCTGCCAATCGTCGAGGACCCACGGGCGTTGGATACCTATATTGCTGCCTGCCAGTTGGGCATCACCGCTTCCAGCCTGATGTTGGGTTTTTATGCACAGTCGAGCCTCAGCCAGACCGTAGCCCCCTGGTTAGTGCGTTTGGGTGGCCTGGCGCCAGCCGCGGCGCTTTCCATGTCCGCCACCGTAGTGCTTCTTGTCTTGACCGGCGTCCAGGTGATTGTCGGCGAGCTGGTGCCCAAAAACATCGGTGTTCAGTACCCCGAGCGACTGGCCATGCTGACTGCGGTGCCCATGCGCTGGTCCATGGTGATATTTCGACCGTTGATCTGGCTTTTCAACGGTAGTGGTCAACTGATCCTGCGACTCATGGGCGTTGACCCGATCAGCGAACACGCCCATATCCATTCGCTGGAAGAGATCGCCATGCTGGTCGAAGAAAGCAGCCGGGGGGGACTGCTCGACAGCCAGGAGCGGCGTTTGATCGAGAATACCCTCTGGATGCGCCGCTCAACGGTGCGACAGGTCATGGTTCCCCGGACCCGGGTGCTGGCCACACCTGTCGATACACCTTGCGAGGAGATGTTTGAGCACCTTGCCAATTCTCCCTTTTCCCGCCTGCCCCTTTTCAGCGACTCCATTGACGACATCGTGGGAATTGTTCACTTGAAGGATCTGCTCTGCCTGCGACAACATGAGGGCCACGGCGATGTCAGCCAGGTCATGAGCTCCCCTGTGTTTGTACCTGAAACCATGCCGGCAGACGATGCCTTCGCTATGTTGAAGCAGCGTCGCTACCATGTCGCCGTCGTATTGGATGAGTATGGCGGCACGGCGGGACTCGTGACGTTGGAAGACCTCATCGAGGAGATATTTGGTGAGGTGCAGGACGAGTTCGATCAGGAGGTACCACTTTTCAGGGGATTACCCGGCAATAGGGTAATGATTCGCTGGGATTGGCAGGTAGATGAGCTGAACGCCATTCTCGATCTTGGCCTGCCCAGCCAACAGGCCGATACCATTGGCGGCCTGGTTTTACGCGAGCTGGGGCATGTTCCCGAGGTAGGCGACAGGGTGCAGTTCGGTGATCTGCCCCTGCGGGTGGAACGGGTGGAGGGCAAGGCGGTGGCGGCCGTCAGTATGCCGGCAACGCCCGATCAGGTTGAGCGATTGCGGGAGGCCGCCGCATGA